In Gemmatimonadaceae bacterium, the following proteins share a genomic window:
- the rfbD gene encoding dTDP-4-dehydrorhamnose reductase, which produces MSRHRPILLFGRSGQIGDALYERLAARHDVVAPDRASVDLNSETAVREAVSQHQPWLVLNAAAYTAVDAAESDEAAAHRVNAVAPGAMAAAAHAIGAAIVHFSTDYVFDGTSATPYVESDAPAPLGAYGRTKLAGERAVRQSGAPHLIFRASWVYAPRGRNFLLAILRRARETGQLRVVGDQTGAPTSAAAIAAAVVTILERTASPNDISAHSGVYHMTARGSTTWFDFARAILDGAGVGANVESISTHEFGAAAARPRYSLLDNTKLQTTFGLELPDWRVQLADVLRELGLAAT; this is translated from the coding sequence GTGAGCCGCCACCGCCCCATCCTGCTGTTCGGCCGCAGCGGTCAGATCGGGGACGCGCTGTACGAGCGGCTCGCGGCGCGGCACGACGTCGTCGCGCCGGATCGCGCGAGCGTCGACCTGAACAGCGAGACAGCGGTGCGCGAGGCTGTGTCGCAACACCAGCCGTGGCTGGTATTGAATGCCGCCGCGTACACCGCCGTAGACGCCGCGGAGTCCGACGAGGCGGCGGCGCATCGGGTAAATGCGGTCGCTCCGGGCGCGATGGCCGCCGCGGCGCACGCGATCGGCGCGGCGATCGTTCATTTCTCGACCGATTATGTCTTCGACGGAACGAGTGCCACGCCGTACGTCGAATCCGACGCACCGGCGCCGCTGGGTGCGTACGGCAGAACGAAGCTCGCGGGCGAACGAGCGGTGCGGCAGTCCGGCGCGCCGCATCTCATTTTCCGAGCGAGCTGGGTCTACGCGCCACGCGGCCGCAACTTCCTGCTCGCGATTCTGCGCCGCGCGCGCGAGACCGGCCAGCTTCGCGTCGTCGGCGATCAGACCGGCGCGCCGACCTCGGCGGCGGCGATCGCGGCTGCCGTGGTCACGATCCTCGAACGCACCGCCTCACCCAACGACATCTCGGCGCATTCCGGCGTGTATCACATGACGGCCCGGGGATCGACCACCTGGTTCGACTTTGCGCGCGCGATTCTCGACGGTGCCGGTGTCGGCGCCAACGTCGAATCCATCAGCACGCACGAATTCGGAGCGGCCGCGGCGCGCCCGCGGTACTCGTTGCTCGACAACACCAAGCTTCAAACGACATTCGGACTCGAGCTGCCTGACTGGCGTGTGCAGCTCGCGGATGTGCTGCGCGAGCTTGGACTCGCCGCAACGTGA
- a CDS encoding O-antigen ligase family protein yields MALSRTELPTAPASSSRRASATLTSFGPATVVRGVRPSLIIQAMLLMLFIANLGRIPVLSTGERQAPILINDLCVACIIGVAGLASLRARSLRLDSVALLTLLFACVGAASAVLAIPRFGLSGFELVVSLAYLARWMFYAAVYVAIINTVRREEATAVWNAAEHMLLLFAVFGIFQTAFLPGFAQMVYPDSRAYYDWDIQGRRLVSTVLEPNIASAMLLVGFLVALGRLVAGAKVAHWKLLVLFTALVLTLSRSAALGLIVGSTVLLIARGLSKRMLRLVVAIGVLVLAAAPLLLKFAAQYGKLKFDASAAARLVSWLHAFEALRDHPIIGVGFNTFGYVLERAYGVERFGAASYSSDGGLLFIAAMTGLVGLAVYCWMLLQIIKRCRSIWRDPQTTADERGFAMGVAASIFAVCVHSLFVNSLLTPFVMELLWVQWALVFVLTRRSPTRAS; encoded by the coding sequence ATGGCGCTCTCGCGAACTGAGCTTCCGACGGCGCCTGCGAGCTCGTCTCGACGCGCGTCCGCAACGCTGACGAGTTTCGGGCCGGCCACCGTCGTTCGCGGGGTCAGGCCCAGCCTGATCATTCAGGCCATGCTGCTGATGTTGTTCATCGCGAACCTCGGCCGCATTCCGGTGTTGTCGACGGGCGAACGGCAGGCACCGATCCTGATCAACGATTTGTGCGTGGCGTGCATCATCGGCGTCGCGGGTCTCGCTAGTTTGCGTGCGCGTTCGCTGCGGCTGGATTCGGTGGCGCTTTTGACACTGCTCTTCGCGTGCGTCGGTGCCGCGTCGGCGGTGCTCGCCATTCCGCGCTTCGGGCTGTCGGGGTTCGAGCTCGTGGTGAGTCTCGCGTATCTCGCGCGCTGGATGTTCTACGCGGCGGTGTACGTCGCGATCATCAACACCGTGCGCCGAGAGGAAGCCACCGCCGTGTGGAATGCGGCCGAACACATGCTGCTGCTCTTCGCGGTATTCGGAATCTTTCAAACCGCGTTTCTGCCGGGATTCGCGCAGATGGTCTATCCGGATTCGCGCGCGTATTACGACTGGGACATTCAAGGTCGCCGGTTGGTGTCGACGGTGCTCGAGCCGAACATCGCGAGCGCCATGCTGCTGGTCGGCTTTCTCGTCGCGCTCGGGCGTCTCGTCGCGGGCGCCAAGGTCGCGCACTGGAAGTTGCTCGTGCTGTTCACGGCGCTGGTGCTCACGCTCTCGCGCAGTGCGGCGCTGGGACTCATCGTCGGGAGTACGGTGCTGCTCATCGCGCGCGGTTTGTCGAAGCGCATGCTGCGGCTCGTTGTCGCGATCGGCGTATTGGTGCTTGCCGCCGCGCCGCTCCTGCTGAAATTCGCGGCGCAGTACGGAAAGCTGAAGTTCGACGCGTCCGCGGCGGCACGCCTGGTGAGCTGGCTGCATGCGTTCGAGGCGTTGCGCGATCATCCGATCATCGGCGTCGGGTTCAACACCTTTGGTTACGTGCTCGAGCGGGCCTACGGCGTCGAACGATTCGGCGCGGCGTCATACTCGAGCGACGGCGGCCTGTTGTTCATCGCGGCAATGACGGGCCTGGTCGGCCTCGCGGTCTACTGTTGGATGCTGCTGCAGATCATCAAGCGGTGCCGCAGCATCTGGCGCGACCCGCAGACGACGGCCGACGAGCGCGGCTTCGCGATGGGCGTGGCCGCGTCCATCTTCGCGGTGTGCGTCCACAGCCTGTTCGTGAACAGCCTCCTCACGCCATTCGTGATGGAGCTGCTCTGGGTGCAGTGGGCGCTGGTGTTCGTGCTGACGCGTCGCTCGCCGACAAGAGCGTCATAA
- the rfbA gene encoding glucose-1-phosphate thymidylyltransferase RfbA: MKGLILAGGAGTRLHPMTRIMSKQLLPVYDKPMIYYPLSTLMLAGLRDILIITTPEDAPRFSALLGDGSAWGICLHYAVQPAPEGLAQAFIIGREFIGGDDSALILGDNIFYSESLSARLQTLARQVSGATIFGYHVHDPERYGVAELDASGKIIGIEEKPKQPKSNFAVTGLYFYDNDVVDVVRHLKPSARGELEITDVNRTYLERGTLRLEVLGRGAAWLDTGTPESLHEAAAFIQTIERRQGLKIACPEEIAWRMGFIDAERVEQLARPMRNAYGAYLLQMLHQSPLV, translated from the coding sequence ATGAAAGGACTGATTCTCGCCGGCGGAGCGGGTACGCGGCTGCATCCGATGACGCGCATCATGAGCAAGCAGCTGCTGCCCGTCTACGACAAGCCGATGATCTACTATCCCTTGTCGACGCTGATGCTCGCGGGATTGCGCGACATTCTCATCATCACGACGCCGGAAGACGCACCGCGGTTCTCCGCGCTGCTCGGCGACGGATCGGCGTGGGGGATCTGCCTTCACTACGCGGTACAGCCGGCGCCGGAGGGCCTGGCGCAGGCGTTCATCATCGGCCGAGAGTTCATCGGCGGCGACGACAGCGCGCTGATCCTGGGCGACAACATCTTCTACTCCGAGAGTTTGTCGGCGCGCCTGCAGACGCTGGCGCGACAGGTATCCGGCGCGACCATTTTCGGCTATCACGTCCACGATCCCGAGCGCTACGGCGTGGCGGAACTGGACGCCTCAGGCAAGATCATCGGCATCGAGGAGAAGCCGAAGCAGCCCAAGTCGAACTTCGCCGTCACCGGGTTGTACTTCTACGACAACGACGTGGTGGACGTCGTGCGCCATCTCAAGCCCTCGGCGCGCGGCGAATTAGAGATTACTGATGTCAACCGGACGTACCTCGAGCGCGGAACGCTGCGGTTGGAAGTGCTCGGGCGCGGCGCGGCGTGGCTCGACACGGGGACGCCGGAGTCGCTGCACGAGGCCGCCGCGTTCATTCAGACCATCGAGCGCCGGCAGGGGCTCAAGATCGCGTGTCCGGAAGAGATCGCCTGGCGCATGGGGTTCATCGACGCCGAACGCGTGGAGCAGCTCGCTCGGCCGATGCGCAATGCCTACGGCGCGTATCTGCTCCAGATGCTGCACCAGTCGCCGCTGGTTTGA
- the rfbB gene encoding dTDP-glucose 4,6-dehydratase, translating into MSIRTLLVTGGAGFIGSAVVRQAVKAGFTVLNYDKLTYAASLESLRDVEDHPLYQFVHGDICDAELVRRTIADLQPDAIIHLAAESHVDRSIDGPGEFVHTNIQGTFVMLNEARRYWAELSGEARARFRFVQVSTDEVFGSLHDDGLFTENSPYSPNSPYSASKAAGDHLARAWHATYGVPVIVTNCSNNYGPYQFPEKLIPLAIQRALAGEEIPVYGDGLNVRDWLYVEDHAAGLLLAATRGTPGSTYLFGGRAERTNLQLLHTLCAALDEFRPEGAPHERLKFVTDRPGHDRRYAIDPSSAEHGLDWKAGHDFDSGMRDTVRWYLANRDWAERIHRARYRGERLGTVGMR; encoded by the coding sequence TTGAGCATTCGAACGCTGCTGGTCACCGGTGGGGCAGGCTTCATCGGATCCGCCGTCGTGCGTCAGGCGGTGAAGGCCGGTTTCACCGTGTTGAACTACGACAAGCTCACGTACGCCGCGAGCCTGGAGTCGCTGCGCGACGTCGAGGATCACCCGCTCTACCAGTTCGTGCACGGCGACATCTGCGACGCCGAGCTGGTGCGCCGCACGATCGCCGACTTGCAGCCGGACGCCATCATCCACCTGGCTGCCGAGTCACACGTCGACCGCTCGATCGACGGGCCCGGCGAGTTCGTGCACACGAACATCCAAGGCACCTTCGTGATGCTGAACGAGGCGCGTCGCTACTGGGCCGAGCTGTCGGGCGAGGCTCGCGCTCGATTCCGATTCGTGCAGGTGTCCACCGACGAAGTCTTCGGGTCGCTGCATGACGACGGCCTCTTCACCGAGAACTCGCCATACTCGCCCAACTCGCCGTATTCAGCGAGCAAGGCGGCCGGCGATCACCTCGCGCGCGCGTGGCATGCGACGTACGGCGTGCCGGTCATCGTCACCAATTGCTCGAACAACTACGGGCCGTACCAGTTTCCTGAAAAGCTCATCCCGCTCGCGATCCAGCGGGCGCTCGCCGGCGAAGAGATTCCCGTCTATGGCGACGGTCTGAACGTGCGCGACTGGTTGTACGTCGAGGACCACGCCGCGGGACTGCTCCTCGCCGCGACGCGCGGCACGCCTGGCAGCACCTACCTGTTCGGTGGCCGCGCGGAGCGGACGAACCTGCAATTGCTCCACACGCTGTGCGCCGCGCTCGACGAGTTCCGTCCCGAAGGCGCTCCGCACGAGCGGCTGAAGTTCGTGACCGATCGGCCCGGCCACGATCGCCGGTACGCGATCGATCCATCGTCGGCCGAGCACGGTCTGGACTGGAAGGCGGGCCACGACTTCGACTCCGGCATGCGCGATACGGTGCGCTGGTATCTCGCCAACCGCGACTGGGCCGAGCGCATTCACCGCGCGCGGTATCGTGGCGAACGTCTGGGCACGGTGGGAATGCGATGA
- a CDS encoding phosphatase PAP2 family protein, whose translation MTVSGARDTNAPAPLALRILAVYLAATVVPAIRGGVRGEGAWPFAVAHVVLLAISLMLISRRANSSAAAWLPLLAVPVLYASLPTLIAGLDGRMHDGVVQGWEGGVFGQSPAATLAGRYPYRGISELLHLAYLSYYPVIYLPPLLLFLRGQRPAFDRTTAALVTTYAVCFAVFVVFPVEGPRFAWAPPAGIPDGPVRRFTLRLLAAGSSRGAAFPSSHVAVAVTQAVVALRCQRAVGIVVSVCAALLSLGAVYGGFHYGIDVLAGAAVGLLIGSGFLLR comes from the coding sequence GTGACCGTGTCCGGCGCGCGCGACACGAATGCGCCGGCGCCGCTCGCGTTGCGCATTCTCGCCGTCTATCTCGCCGCGACCGTCGTCCCGGCGATTCGTGGCGGCGTACGCGGCGAGGGTGCGTGGCCGTTCGCCGTGGCGCACGTCGTTTTGCTCGCGATCTCGTTGATGCTCATCTCCAGGCGCGCGAACAGCTCCGCCGCGGCGTGGCTTCCGCTGCTGGCGGTGCCCGTGTTGTACGCGTCGCTTCCCACGCTGATCGCCGGGCTCGACGGCCGGATGCACGATGGTGTCGTGCAGGGTTGGGAGGGGGGCGTCTTCGGGCAATCGCCCGCCGCGACACTCGCCGGCCGCTATCCGTATCGTGGTATTAGCGAGCTCTTACATCTCGCGTACCTGTCCTACTACCCCGTCATCTACCTGCCGCCGCTGCTGCTGTTTCTGCGCGGCCAGCGGCCGGCGTTTGACCGAACCACAGCCGCGCTCGTCACTACCTATGCGGTGTGCTTCGCGGTATTCGTGGTCTTTCCGGTGGAAGGACCGCGCTTCGCGTGGGCGCCGCCCGCCGGCATTCCAGATGGTCCGGTGCGCCGATTCACCTTGCGTCTTCTCGCGGCAGGCTCGTCGCGCGGTGCTGCCTTTCCGTCGTCCCATGTCGCCGTCGCGGTGACGCAGGCCGTAGTGGCGCTTCGGTGCCAACGAGCCGTGGGCATCGTGGTGTCGGTCTGCGCCGCGCTCCTTTCGCTCGGCGCGGTGTACGGAGGGTTCCACTACGGCATCGACGTCCTGGCCGGCGCCGCTGTCGGCCTGCTGATAGGCTCTGGATTCCTATTGCGTTGA
- a CDS encoding glycosyltransferase family 9 protein — MPRYLIVRIAGIGDVVMASALLARIRSEQPAAEVTWVSGETAAPLAEMLEGVTRVVAVNEHRLFRGSALQRFAELIRAWRSIGFARFTRVFVVHVDARYAALTLPLVTSPRVMLDRRIGPAMNPVPGRFLGDEYARLFDEAENVGPIAGHWPLARARVGVAAGDQTDIAIVPGGAKNVLRESALRRWPIESYVALTRELVARGRTVTLVGNGDDAWVRPYFDDLPVDDRIGQLTLPQTLSLLAAARAVVSHDTGPMHLARLVRTPLVALFGPTPPSHFIVADEQTIVLWGGEHLACRPCYDGREFARCSNNACVASITVPAVVDAVMTLLSASDASARTPAPTAPRAAPSRMA; from the coding sequence GTGCCGCGGTATTTGATCGTCCGCATCGCCGGCATCGGCGATGTGGTCATGGCCAGCGCGCTGCTCGCCCGCATTCGCTCCGAGCAGCCCGCGGCCGAGGTCACGTGGGTCAGCGGTGAAACCGCGGCGCCGCTCGCCGAGATGCTCGAGGGGGTGACGCGCGTCGTCGCCGTGAATGAACACCGCCTCTTTCGCGGATCGGCGCTTCAGCGGTTCGCCGAATTGATCCGCGCCTGGCGATCGATCGGCTTTGCGCGCTTCACGCGCGTGTTCGTGGTGCACGTCGACGCGCGATATGCGGCGCTCACGCTGCCGCTCGTCACGTCGCCGCGTGTCATGCTCGATCGGCGCATTGGCCCCGCGATGAACCCCGTGCCCGGGCGATTCCTCGGCGACGAATACGCCCGTCTATTCGACGAGGCAGAGAACGTTGGACCGATCGCCGGTCACTGGCCGCTCGCGCGGGCGCGGGTCGGCGTGGCTGCGGGCGACCAAACCGACATCGCGATCGTACCTGGCGGCGCGAAGAACGTACTCCGCGAAAGCGCGCTCCGGCGCTGGCCGATTGAATCGTACGTCGCACTCACGCGCGAGCTCGTTGCGCGCGGCCGCACCGTGACGCTCGTCGGCAACGGTGACGACGCATGGGTTCGCCCGTATTTCGACGACCTTCCGGTGGACGATCGCATCGGGCAGCTGACATTGCCGCAAACGCTCTCGCTGCTCGCTGCGGCGCGCGCTGTCGTCTCGCACGACACGGGGCCGATGCATCTCGCGCGCCTCGTGCGCACGCCGCTCGTCGCACTGTTCGGACCGACACCGCCGTCGCATTTCATCGTGGCGGACGAGCAGACGATCGTGCTGTGGGGCGGTGAGCATCTCGCCTGCCGCCCGTGTTACGACGGCCGCGAGTTCGCGCGCTGCAGCAACAACGCGTGCGTCGCGAGCATCACCGTGCCCGCGGTCGTCGACGCGGTTATGACGCTCTTGTCGGCGAGCGACGCGTCAGCACGAACACCAGCGCCCACTGCACCCAGAGCAGCTCCATCACGAATGGCGTGA
- the rfbC gene encoding dTDP-4-dehydrorhamnose 3,5-epimerase, translated as MDARATALDGVLVIEPKAFHDDRGLFFEAWELERYAALGLPSEWRQDNVVHSRRGVLRGMHFQHPNGQHKLVYALEGEIFDVAIDVRRGSPTFGQWVGETLTAENRRQLSVAPGFAHGYLVLSDFAVVAYKCSTRYDPAAERVIRWDDPELAIAWPGRATLVAPRDASARRLGELAPPELPDC; from the coding sequence ATGGACGCACGCGCGACGGCGCTCGACGGGGTGCTCGTCATCGAGCCGAAAGCGTTCCACGACGATCGCGGGTTGTTCTTCGAGGCATGGGAGCTCGAGCGATATGCGGCGCTGGGACTGCCGTCCGAGTGGCGGCAGGACAACGTCGTGCATTCGCGCCGTGGTGTGTTGCGGGGCATGCACTTTCAGCATCCCAACGGACAGCACAAGCTCGTGTACGCGCTCGAAGGCGAGATCTTCGACGTCGCGATCGACGTGCGGCGCGGATCGCCGACGTTCGGGCAATGGGTGGGCGAGACGCTGACCGCGGAAAATCGCCGCCAGCTGTCGGTGGCGCCTGGCTTCGCGCACGGCTATCTCGTCCTGAGCGATTTTGCCGTGGTGGCGTACAAGTGCTCGACGCGGTACGATCCCGCGGCCGAGCGCGTGATCCGCTGGGACGATCCCGAGCTGGCGATTGCGTGGCCGGGGCGGGCGACGCTCGTGGCGCCCCGCGATGCATCGGCCCGCCGCCTTGGCGAGCTGGCGCCTCCGGAATTACCAGATTGTTAA
- a CDS encoding SLBB domain-containing protein yields MTFRRLAARLVLAALILFHPLHRLSAQTPTKPPSPADAQAMLQNRPDLVGKLQAQLAASGLTPDQIKERLRAQGYPDSLLDAYMPGGKADSTAVPSADVFAAMRLLGLSDTTTTDSLSRVATRRRNFKSKLDSAFMDSLTLAAQNDTIADAMRRVLRSRGRAQIADSGFTVFGLNFFHNQTTQFDANTAGPVDDNYRFGLGDQLVLILTGDVETSYPLTVTREGFVVIPNVGQVPVANLTKAQLEDELYTRLGRVYSGIRRGPDARTHFSINVSKVGTNRVIVTGEVTEPNAYQVSRAGSVMDALYKAGGPTETGSLRNVIVRRGTATVGTLDVYDYLVHGDASHDVRLESGDVVFVPPHGPRARVVGAVLRPATYELKAGETISDLVQMAGGFTATADPARVQIERILPPNERPSLGSSRRVIEVPPQALGRNPAAETWIEDGDVVRVGEIPKRVAARVKVEGNVWSPGDVGFVPGMRLSDALHRAGGLKPDSYLGTVQISRLRPDSTYEMLTAQLRDTTGAVVNDITLADGDQIRTFSTPEFRSKRYINISGAVRKPGRYQYRENMTMRDAVLLAGGLEEGALLTQAEVARMPENRAGGVTAKTTRVPLDSSYLFDRTADGRYVAPPGIPAPVARAPEVQLQPYDDILILRQPDWALQRTVSISGEVKYPGRYTLQKKTETLRELIERAGGLTKDAYANGVSFYRQRDSVGRIGLDLGLVMRDANAPDNLQLADGDSIIVPVFTGVVQMSGQVNSPVAVAYVPGADLDYYIRAAGGGTAKSDVGRAYVRQPNGKVESRNRHFLIYHSTPQPEPGSTVVVPLSAGDHSFDYAGFFTGLASVLSAGIGLAAILRR; encoded by the coding sequence ATGACGTTTCGACGACTCGCCGCGCGGCTCGTGCTCGCGGCTCTCATTCTTTTCCATCCGCTGCATCGGCTGTCGGCCCAAACGCCGACGAAGCCGCCGTCTCCGGCCGACGCCCAGGCCATGCTTCAGAACCGGCCGGATCTCGTCGGAAAGCTTCAGGCGCAGCTTGCGGCGAGCGGACTCACTCCGGACCAAATCAAAGAGCGCCTGCGCGCCCAGGGTTATCCCGACAGTCTGCTCGACGCCTACATGCCGGGCGGCAAGGCCGACTCGACAGCCGTGCCGAGCGCTGACGTGTTCGCCGCGATGCGCCTGCTCGGGCTGAGCGATACGACCACGACGGATTCACTGAGTCGCGTCGCGACCCGACGCCGAAACTTCAAATCGAAGCTGGACTCCGCGTTCATGGACTCGCTGACCCTGGCGGCCCAGAACGACACGATTGCCGATGCGATGCGCCGCGTGCTGAGGTCGCGCGGGCGAGCGCAAATCGCCGACAGCGGATTTACGGTCTTTGGTCTGAACTTTTTCCATAACCAAACGACGCAGTTCGACGCCAACACCGCCGGTCCGGTCGATGATAATTACCGGTTTGGCTTGGGCGATCAGTTAGTGCTGATTCTCACCGGCGACGTCGAGACCTCGTATCCGCTCACGGTGACGCGCGAAGGATTCGTCGTCATTCCGAACGTCGGCCAGGTGCCCGTCGCGAATCTCACCAAGGCGCAGCTCGAGGACGAATTGTACACGCGGCTTGGTCGCGTGTACTCGGGAATCCGGCGCGGTCCGGACGCGCGGACTCATTTTTCGATCAACGTCAGCAAGGTCGGCACCAATCGCGTCATCGTGACGGGCGAAGTCACCGAGCCGAACGCGTACCAGGTTTCGCGCGCCGGCTCGGTCATGGATGCGCTATACAAAGCGGGCGGTCCCACCGAAACCGGCTCGCTGCGCAACGTCATCGTTCGCCGCGGGACGGCAACCGTCGGGACGCTCGACGTGTACGACTATCTCGTCCACGGCGACGCATCACACGACGTACGTCTCGAGAGCGGCGACGTCGTGTTCGTGCCGCCGCACGGTCCGCGCGCGCGCGTCGTCGGTGCGGTGCTCCGTCCCGCCACGTATGAGCTCAAGGCGGGCGAGACCATTAGCGATCTCGTACAGATGGCGGGTGGCTTCACCGCCACCGCCGATCCGGCGCGCGTTCAGATCGAACGTATACTTCCCCCGAACGAACGCCCGAGCCTGGGCTCGAGCCGCCGCGTGATCGAGGTGCCGCCGCAGGCGCTCGGACGAAATCCGGCGGCGGAAACGTGGATCGAGGATGGCGACGTCGTGCGCGTCGGTGAAATTCCCAAGCGTGTCGCCGCGCGGGTCAAGGTCGAAGGGAATGTCTGGAGTCCGGGCGACGTCGGCTTCGTGCCCGGTATGCGGTTGTCGGACGCGCTGCACCGCGCGGGCGGGCTCAAGCCCGACAGTTATCTCGGAACCGTGCAGATATCGCGGCTTCGCCCCGACTCGACCTACGAGATGCTGACGGCGCAGCTGCGCGATACCACCGGTGCGGTCGTCAACGACATCACGCTGGCCGACGGCGATCAGATACGAACGTTCTCGACGCCGGAATTCCGCTCGAAGCGCTACATCAACATCAGCGGCGCCGTTCGCAAGCCGGGCCGATATCAGTATCGCGAAAACATGACGATGCGCGACGCCGTGCTGCTCGCGGGCGGGCTCGAGGAAGGCGCGTTGCTCACGCAGGCCGAAGTCGCGCGAATGCCCGAGAATCGCGCCGGCGGCGTGACGGCGAAAACCACGCGCGTTCCGCTCGACTCGAGCTATCTGTTCGACCGCACGGCCGACGGCCGCTACGTTGCTCCGCCCGGAATTCCGGCGCCGGTGGCGCGCGCGCCCGAGGTTCAACTGCAGCCGTATGACGACATCCTCATTCTTCGCCAGCCCGACTGGGCGCTGCAGCGCACCGTCAGCATCTCGGGCGAAGTGAAGTATCCCGGTCGCTACACACTGCAGAAGAAAACGGAAACGCTGCGCGAGCTGATCGAACGCGCCGGCGGTCTCACGAAGGACGCGTACGCGAATGGCGTGTCGTTCTATCGGCAACGCGACAGCGTGGGGCGGATCGGTCTGGATCTCGGTCTCGTGATGCGAGACGCGAATGCACCGGACAATCTGCAATTGGCCGACGGCGACTCGATCATCGTTCCGGTGTTCACCGGCGTGGTGCAGATGAGCGGCCAGGTCAACTCGCCTGTCGCGGTAGCCTATGTGCCGGGCGCCGATCTCGATTACTACATTCGCGCCGCTGGCGGCGGCACCGCGAAGTCCGACGTCGGTCGCGCCTACGTCCGCCAGCCGAATGGCAAGGTCGAAAGCCGTAACCGCCACTTTTTGATCTATCATTCGACGCCTCAACCGGAGCCGGGCAGCACTGTGGTGGTCCCGCTGTCGGCCGGCGATCACAGCTTCGACTATGCCGGCTTCTTCACCGGCCTCGCGTCCGTCCTCTCGGCCGGTATCGGTCTGGCCGCCATTCTCAGGAGATGA